A DNA window from Mesorhizobium sp. C432A contains the following coding sequences:
- a CDS encoding MFS transporter encodes MNAQDTMQSALQGRWAVAAIFLANGFLTGSWAPQIPVFLTRLDISKFTLGLLILLFGVGAVAAMSWCGHLISRHGSRTVLRWFGLCGSLGLLVVALAPNVPLASIAMIIFGGSIDGMDVAMNANAVVVERRLSRAIMSSSHGFWSLGGFAGGGLGGYAIQTYGHLAHAAVVTVIAFAVIAVAVGYLIAEDKPQAAEHHRLTLPANPLVYLVGLMALLTMISEGAVLDWAALYLRQELGADLAIAGLAYAAFSGVMAVMRFFGDGVRNRFGAVATLRGSAVVAAAGMLVAGLSPSPWIAIAAFALCGFGIANMVPIIFSAGGNQEGMSSGTGMSVVTTMGYSGILVAPSAIGFVAEHSSFGPIFVAMSGLLIVVLLMAGLAHRAEFAAAPAE; translated from the coding sequence ATGAACGCGCAAGACACCATGCAGAGCGCCCTTCAGGGGCGATGGGCCGTAGCCGCGATCTTCCTCGCCAACGGCTTCCTGACCGGCAGCTGGGCGCCGCAGATTCCGGTGTTCCTGACCCGGCTCGACATCTCGAAATTCACCCTCGGCCTGCTGATCCTTCTGTTCGGCGTCGGCGCGGTCGCGGCCATGAGCTGGTGCGGCCATCTGATCTCCAGGCATGGCTCGCGCACCGTGTTGCGCTGGTTCGGCCTGTGCGGCAGCCTCGGCCTGCTGGTCGTGGCGCTGGCGCCCAACGTGCCGCTGGCGTCGATCGCCATGATCATCTTCGGCGGCTCGATCGACGGCATGGATGTCGCCATGAACGCCAATGCCGTGGTGGTCGAGCGCCGGCTGTCCCGCGCCATCATGTCGTCCTCGCACGGCTTCTGGAGCCTCGGCGGTTTCGCCGGTGGCGGTCTGGGCGGTTACGCCATCCAGACTTACGGCCACCTCGCCCATGCGGCTGTGGTCACGGTCATAGCTTTTGCCGTCATTGCCGTGGCGGTCGGCTACCTCATCGCCGAGGACAAGCCGCAGGCCGCCGAGCATCACAGATTAACGCTGCCGGCCAACCCGCTGGTCTATCTTGTCGGGCTGATGGCGCTGCTGACGATGATTTCCGAGGGCGCCGTGCTCGACTGGGCAGCGCTTTATCTCCGGCAGGAGCTCGGCGCCGACCTCGCCATCGCCGGCCTTGCCTACGCCGCCTTCTCCGGCGTCATGGCTGTCATGCGCTTTTTCGGCGACGGCGTGCGCAACCGCTTCGGCGCGGTGGCCACGCTGCGCGGCTCGGCGGTGGTCGCCGCCGCCGGCATGCTGGTCGCCGGCCTGTCGCCTTCGCCCTGGATCGCCATCGCGGCTTTTGCCCTGTGCGGCTTCGGCATCGCCAATATGGTGCCGATCATCTTCTCGGCCGGCGGCAATCAGGAAGGCATGTCGTCGGGCACCGGCATGAGCGTCGTCACCACCATGGGCTATTCCGGTATATTGGTGGCGCCGTCGGCGATCGGCTTCGTTGCCGAGCATTCGAGCTTCGGGCCGATCTTCGTCGCCATGTCGGGGCTGTTGATCGTCGTGCTTTTGATGGCCGGGCTCGCTCACCGCGCCGAATTCGCGGCCGCCCCCGCCGAATAG
- a CDS encoding DUF1244 domain-containing protein, whose protein sequence is MTELSDDQKRDFEAAAFRRLVEHLRERSDVQNIDLMNLAGFCRNCLSNWYREAAEAEGVDLGKDQSREIVYGMPYAQWQALNQTEASDAKKAELVARRPRDH, encoded by the coding sequence ATGACCGAACTCAGCGATGACCAGAAACGCGATTTCGAGGCCGCGGCCTTCCGCCGGCTGGTCGAGCATCTGCGCGAGCGCAGCGATGTGCAAAACATAGACCTGATGAACCTCGCCGGCTTCTGCCGCAACTGCCTGTCGAACTGGTACCGCGAAGCCGCTGAGGCCGAGGGCGTCGATCTCGGCAAGGACCAGTCGCGCGAAATCGTCTACGGCATGCCCTATGCGCAATGGCAGGCGCTGAACCAGACCGAGGCTTCGGACGCCAAGAAAGCGGAGTTAGTGGCAAGACGACCGAGGGATCACTGA
- a CDS encoding N-formylglutamate amidohydrolase gives MTRSTVFAPFDIVEGDRKRGIVLVADHARRDLPEEYGSLGLPAAELDRHIAYDIGVETVTRELAAALDVPAVIANFSRLLIDPNRGEDDPTLIRQLYDGTVVPGNYPMAPQERERRLDGFYRPYQDAVGAMIASVAHASGKAPFIFSVHSFTPVMQGFIRRWHVGILWDLDDRVARPLIDMLAQDKNLVVGDNEPYDGALRGDTMFKHAIANGFAHALIEIRQDLISDSKGALAWAQRLAPIVDAIDRRPDIHQVKMFGSRTGPL, from the coding sequence ATGACCCGATCCACAGTTTTCGCGCCTTTCGACATCGTCGAAGGCGACCGCAAGCGAGGCATCGTGCTTGTCGCCGACCATGCCCGCCGCGACCTGCCGGAGGAGTATGGCAGTCTCGGCCTGCCGGCGGCGGAACTCGATCGCCATATTGCCTACGACATCGGTGTCGAGACGGTGACGCGCGAACTGGCGGCGGCGCTCGACGTGCCGGCGGTGATTGCCAATTTTTCGCGGCTGCTGATTGATCCCAATCGCGGCGAGGACGACCCGACGCTGATCCGCCAGCTCTATGACGGCACCGTCGTGCCGGGAAACTACCCTATGGCGCCGCAAGAACGCGAAAGGCGGCTCGACGGCTTCTACCGGCCTTATCAGGACGCGGTCGGCGCCATGATCGCGTCGGTGGCGCACGCCTCAGGCAAAGCACCGTTCATCTTCTCCGTACACTCCTTCACCCCTGTCATGCAGGGCTTCATCCGCCGTTGGCATGTCGGCATATTGTGGGACCTCGACGACCGCGTGGCGCGGCCGCTGATCGACATGCTGGCGCAGGATAAAAACCTCGTCGTCGGCGACAATGAACCCTATGACGGCGCGTTGCGCGGCGACACCATGTTCAAGCACGCCATCGCCAACGGCTTTGCCCATGCGCTGATCGAGATCCGCCAGGACCTGATATCAGACAGCAAGGGGGCGCTGGCCTGGGCGCAACGGCTGGCGCCGATCGTTGACGCCATCGACCGCCGTCCCGATATACATCAGGTGAAGATGTTCGGCTCGCGCACCGGGCCGCTGTGA
- a CDS encoding DUF1036 domain-containing protein, translating to MGSAGRPRARTAFAVPLLTLTLGLTALVAASPARADFRVCNATQNLVGVGIGYRAKAGWITEGWWHIEGSSCKTLIEGPLSSRFYYLYAEDAERGGRWDGPINMCVAEKEFKIAGVTDCVARGFQRAGFQEYDTGEQASWMVQLTDESTTGGAPAAPGTNSQ from the coding sequence ATGGGTTCCGCCGGCAGGCCGCGTGCGCGCACCGCCTTTGCCGTGCCGCTCCTGACCCTGACGCTAGGGCTCACCGCGCTGGTCGCGGCCTCGCCAGCCCGCGCCGATTTCCGCGTCTGCAACGCCACGCAGAACCTGGTCGGCGTCGGCATCGGCTACCGCGCCAAGGCAGGCTGGATCACCGAGGGGTGGTGGCACATCGAAGGATCGAGCTGCAAGACGCTGATCGAAGGTCCGCTGTCATCGAGGTTTTACTATCTTTATGCAGAAGACGCCGAGCGCGGCGGGCGCTGGGATGGCCCGATCAACATGTGCGTGGCCGAAAAAGAATTCAAGATTGCCGGCGTTACCGATTGCGTCGCCCGGGGCTTCCAGCGCGCCGGATTCCAGGAATATGACACGGGCGAGCAGGCAAGCTGGATGGTCCAGCTGACCGATGAGTCCACAACGGGAGGCGCTCCAGCCGCCCCGGGAACAAACAGTCAATGA
- the pyk gene encoding pyruvate kinase: protein MRRSRKVKILATIGPASSSEEMLQKLFEAGADVFRINMSHTDHELMRTLVGRIRAVEEKVGRPIGILADLQGPKLRVGKFANGKEVLTPGQTFTLDNNPEPGTSMRVYLPHPEILSSVEAGHRLLIDDGKLELRAVKSDGKSITCAVVAGTTISDKKGVSLPDTDLPVGALTEKDRKDLDAVLAESVDWVALSFVQRPEDLAEARKIARGRALIMAKIEKPQAVARLAEIIELSDALMVARGDLGVEMPLEAVPGIQKQITRAARRAGKPVVVATQMLESMITAPVPTRAEVSDVSIAVFEGADAIMLSAESAAGAYPVEAVAMMNRIATKVETDPTYAGIINAQRSEPEATGADAISLAAREIAETLKLSAIITYTASGTTGLRAARERPQVPIIALSPILNTARRLSLLWGTHCVVSPDASDLDDMVDRACRIAFEEGFGQPGDRVIITAGVPLRTPGSTNMLRIAYVGSDVQATRNIG, encoded by the coding sequence ATGAGACGTAGCCGCAAGGTCAAGATCCTCGCCACCATCGGTCCGGCCTCCTCGTCCGAGGAGATGCTGCAGAAGCTGTTCGAAGCCGGCGCCGATGTCTTCCGCATCAATATGAGCCACACCGATCACGAGTTGATGCGCACGCTGGTCGGCCGCATCCGTGCCGTCGAGGAAAAGGTCGGCCGTCCGATCGGCATCCTGGCCGATTTGCAGGGACCGAAGCTGCGCGTCGGCAAGTTCGCCAACGGCAAGGAGGTGCTGACGCCGGGCCAGACCTTCACACTCGACAACAATCCCGAGCCCGGCACGTCGATGCGGGTCTACCTGCCGCATCCCGAAATCCTGAGTTCGGTCGAGGCCGGCCACCGTCTGTTGATCGATGACGGCAAGCTGGAGCTCAGGGCGGTGAAGAGCGACGGCAAGTCGATCACCTGCGCGGTCGTCGCCGGCACCACCATTTCCGACAAGAAGGGCGTCAGCCTGCCCGACACCGACCTGCCGGTCGGTGCGCTGACCGAAAAAGACCGCAAGGACCTCGATGCGGTGCTGGCGGAAAGCGTCGACTGGGTGGCGCTGTCGTTCGTGCAGCGGCCGGAGGATTTGGCGGAAGCCCGCAAGATCGCGCGCGGCCGGGCGCTTATCATGGCCAAGATCGAAAAGCCGCAGGCGGTAGCCCGGCTGGCCGAAATCATCGAACTCTCCGACGCGCTGATGGTCGCCCGCGGCGATCTCGGCGTGGAAATGCCGCTCGAAGCCGTGCCGGGCATCCAGAAGCAGATCACGCGCGCCGCGCGCCGCGCCGGCAAGCCGGTGGTGGTCGCCACGCAAATGCTGGAATCGATGATCACCGCGCCGGTGCCGACCCGCGCCGAGGTCTCCGACGTGTCGATCGCCGTGTTCGAGGGCGCCGACGCCATCATGCTTTCAGCCGAATCCGCTGCCGGCGCCTATCCGGTCGAGGCGGTGGCGATGATGAACCGCATCGCCACCAAGGTCGAAACCGACCCGACCTATGCCGGCATCATCAACGCGCAGCGCTCGGAACCGGAAGCAACCGGCGCCGACGCCATTTCGCTCGCCGCCCGCGAGATTGCCGAGACGCTGAAACTGTCGGCGATCATCACCTATACGGCGTCGGGCACCACCGGCCTGCGCGCCGCGCGCGAGCGGCCGCAAGTGCCGATCATCGCGCTGTCGCCGATCCTCAACACGGCGCGGCGGCTGTCGCTTTTGTGGGGCACGCATTGCGTCGTCTCGCCCGACGCCAGCGACCTCGACGACATGGTCGACCGCGCCTGCCGGATCGCTTTCGAAGAGGGGTTCGGCCAGCCGGGCGACCGTGTCATCATCACGGCGGGCGTGCCGCTGAGGACGCCGGGTTCGACCAACATGCTGCGCATCGCCTATGTCGGATCGGACGTGCAGGCCACCCGCAACATAGGCTGA
- a CDS encoding alpha/beta hydrolase, which yields MNLIYAACALLLALVFALAGVTRAGTWLIEWRNPPAGEFADIDATRIHYVHVPAPQNAELPAIVFIHGASANLRDQMLPIRPLLEGRAEMVFLDRPGFGWSARGPGNESPSAQADTIARLMDRLGIHNAIMVGHSFGGVITAAFGREHPEKTLGLVFLSPVSHPWPGGATAWYYKLTATPIIGWLFSETLTYPAGTLQMDGATACVFSPNKVPEGYVGNASIPLVLRPGAFRANAIDVAGLYDYTLKAAPHYREITAPTIVISGDRDKVVYASIHSVGLVRDIPGAELIWVHNLGHKPDWIASDLVVGAIEKVAGKVVDLQAMAKTVEARIAGDAYNEGRCPDIAVPDAELAPT from the coding sequence ATGAACCTCATTTACGCCGCCTGTGCTTTGCTCCTCGCGCTCGTCTTTGCCCTGGCCGGTGTCACCCGCGCCGGCACGTGGCTGATCGAGTGGCGGAACCCGCCGGCCGGCGAATTTGCCGACATCGACGCCACCCGCATCCACTATGTCCACGTGCCGGCGCCACAAAATGCCGAGCTGCCGGCGATCGTCTTCATCCATGGCGCCAGCGCCAACCTCAGGGATCAGATGCTGCCGATCAGGCCTTTGCTCGAAGGCCGCGCCGAGATGGTCTTCCTCGACCGGCCGGGCTTCGGCTGGTCGGCACGCGGCCCCGGTAATGAGAGCCCGTCGGCGCAGGCCGACACCATCGCCAGGCTGATGGACCGTCTCGGCATCCACAATGCGATCATGGTCGGCCATTCCTTTGGCGGCGTGATCACCGCCGCCTTTGGCCGCGAACACCCGGAGAAGACGCTCGGGCTGGTCTTTCTGTCGCCGGTCAGCCACCCCTGGCCGGGCGGCGCGACCGCCTGGTACTACAAGCTGACCGCCACCCCCATCATCGGCTGGCTGTTTTCGGAGACATTGACCTATCCGGCAGGCACGCTGCAGATGGACGGCGCCACGGCCTGCGTGTTTTCTCCCAACAAGGTGCCGGAAGGCTATGTCGGCAATGCCTCGATTCCGCTGGTGCTGCGTCCCGGCGCTTTCCGCGCCAACGCCATCGATGTCGCCGGCCTCTACGACTATACGCTGAAGGCCGCGCCGCATTACCGCGAGATCACAGCGCCGACGATTGTCATCTCGGGCGACCGCGACAAGGTGGTCTATGCCTCGATCCATTCGGTCGGCCTGGTCAGGGACATCCCCGGCGCCGAACTGATCTGGGTCCACAATCTCGGCCACAAGCCGGACTGGATCGCCTCCGACCTCGTCGTCGGCGCGATCGAGAAAGTCGCCGGCAAGGTCGTCGACCTGCAGGCAATGGCAAAAACCGTGGAAGCACGGATCGCCGGCGATGCGTACAATGAGGGGCGATGCCCCGACATCGCCGTGCCCGACGCGGAACTGGCCCCGACCTGA
- the ykgO gene encoding type B 50S ribosomal protein L36 has product MKIKNSLKALKARHRDNQLVRRKGRVYIINKTAPRYKARQG; this is encoded by the coding sequence ATGAAGATCAAGAATTCGCTCAAGGCGCTGAAGGCGCGTCACCGCGACAACCAGCTGGTTCGCCGCAAGGGCCGCGTCTACATCATCAACAAGACCGCTCCGCGCTACAAGGCGCGCCAGGGCTGA
- a CDS encoding lysozyme inhibitor LprI family protein, whose amino-acid sequence MRLLFVSASLAVMAAASTAQAQECDRNDDSQQMMNICAGEDYRAANAKLNQAYKDLVGRNDDKGRKLLQIAQRAWIAFRDAECAYTTTDSEGGSIHPMEVSQCLTELTDQRIKQLTAGANCREGDASCASPNEDGDLNDELQ is encoded by the coding sequence ATGCGCCTGTTGTTTGTGTCCGCGAGCCTTGCCGTTATGGCAGCGGCATCCACCGCGCAGGCGCAGGAATGCGACCGCAACGACGACAGCCAGCAGATGATGAACATCTGCGCCGGCGAGGACTATCGGGCGGCCAATGCCAAGCTCAACCAGGCCTACAAGGATCTCGTCGGTCGCAACGACGACAAGGGCAGGAAGCTGCTGCAGATCGCGCAACGCGCCTGGATCGCCTTCCGCGACGCCGAATGCGCCTATACGACGACAGACAGCGAGGGCGGCTCCATCCATCCGATGGAGGTTTCACAATGCCTGACCGAACTGACGGACCAGCGCATCAAACAGCTCACCGCGGGCGCCAATTGTAGGGAAGGCGATGCGAGTTGCGCCAGCCCCAACGAGGACGGGGATCTGAACGACGAGCTGCAATAG
- a CDS encoding 5-(carboxyamino)imidazole ribonucleotide synthase: MSLPAGSSIGIIGGGQLGRMLAVAAARLGYRTIILEPQADCPAAQVANRQITAAYDDADALAELAAVSAVVTYEFENVPVAAAGALAAKVPVYPPPRALEVAQDRVAEKLFLNGIGIRTADFRSVDNDDELTAALREFGGSGILKTRRMGYDGKGQRVFRNMETGGFAGTCETMGNVPLILESFVAFEREISVIAARGLDGAVAAYDPAENVHRDGILHTSTLPAQIRLETAATAQGSAAKILAALDYVGVIGVEFFVLADGTLLANEMAPRVHNSGHWTEAACIVSQFEQHIRAIAGLPLGNPGRHSNCIMENLIGDDVLRVPALLAEPDLMLHLYGKAEARPGRKMGHFTRISRRS, encoded by the coding sequence GTGAGCCTGCCCGCGGGATCGAGCATCGGCATCATCGGCGGCGGCCAGCTCGGCCGCATGCTGGCTGTTGCCGCAGCGCGCCTCGGCTACCGCACAATTATCCTCGAACCGCAGGCCGATTGCCCGGCGGCTCAGGTCGCCAACCGCCAGATCACCGCCGCCTATGACGATGCGGACGCCCTTGCCGAACTGGCGGCAGTCAGCGCCGTCGTCACCTACGAATTCGAGAATGTGCCGGTGGCGGCCGCCGGCGCACTTGCTGCCAAGGTCCCGGTTTATCCGCCGCCGCGAGCGCTGGAAGTTGCCCAGGATAGGGTGGCGGAGAAGCTATTCCTGAACGGCATCGGCATCAGGACAGCGGATTTCCGCTCCGTCGACAATGACGACGAGCTGACGGCGGCGCTGAGAGAGTTCGGTGGCAGCGGCATCTTGAAAACCCGCCGCATGGGCTATGACGGCAAGGGCCAGCGCGTCTTCCGCAACATGGAGACGGGCGGCTTTGCCGGCACATGCGAGACCATGGGCAATGTGCCGCTGATCCTCGAATCCTTCGTCGCTTTCGAGCGCGAAATCTCGGTCATCGCCGCGCGCGGGTTGGACGGCGCGGTCGCCGCCTATGATCCGGCTGAGAACGTCCACCGCGACGGCATCCTGCATACCTCGACCCTGCCGGCCCAGATCAGGCTGGAGACGGCGGCGACGGCACAGGGGTCGGCAGCGAAAATCCTGGCGGCCCTCGACTATGTCGGCGTCATCGGCGTCGAGTTCTTCGTTCTTGCCGATGGCACGCTGCTGGCCAACGAAATGGCGCCGCGCGTGCACAATTCCGGCCACTGGACGGAAGCCGCCTGCATCGTTTCGCAATTCGAGCAGCATATCCGCGCGATTGCCGGCCTGCCGCTAGGCAACCCTGGCCGGCATTCAAACTGCATCATGGAAAACCTGATCGGCGACGATGTGCTGCGGGTGCCCGCTTTGCTCGCCGAGCCCGATCTGATGCTGCATCTCTACGGCAAGGCGGAAGCGCGCCCAGGCCGCAAGATGGGCCATTTCACGCGCATCAGCCGCCGTAGCTAA
- the purE gene encoding 5-(carboxyamino)imidazole ribonucleotide mutase — protein sequence MTDHRADVAIIMGSQSDWATMRHAAETLEALGIPHKRLIVSAHRTPDRLYDFAKGAKAAGYKVIIAGAGGAAHLPGMTAAMTPLPVFGVPVESKALSGQDSLLSIVQMPAGIPVGTLAIGKAGAANAALLAAAVLALHDEKLAARLDAWRTAQTARVATEPTDAP from the coding sequence TTGACCGACCACCGCGCCGACGTCGCCATCATCATGGGCAGCCAGTCCGACTGGGCGACGATGCGCCACGCCGCCGAAACGCTGGAGGCGCTGGGCATTCCGCACAAGCGGCTGATCGTCTCCGCCCACCGCACCCCGGACCGCCTCTATGATTTCGCCAAAGGCGCCAAGGCGGCCGGCTACAAGGTGATCATCGCCGGCGCCGGCGGCGCCGCCCACCTGCCCGGCATGACGGCGGCGATGACGCCGCTGCCGGTGTTCGGCGTGCCGGTCGAATCGAAGGCGCTGTCAGGCCAGGATTCGCTGCTCTCCATCGTCCAGATGCCGGCCGGCATTCCGGTCGGCACGCTTGCCATCGGCAAGGCGGGTGCGGCCAACGCCGCCCTTCTGGCGGCCGCCGTGCTGGCGCTGCACGACGAAAAACTTGCCGCCCGCCTGGATGCCTGGCGCACCGCCCAAACCGCCAGGGTCGCCACCGAACCGACGGACGCGCCGTGA
- a CDS encoding aminotransferase class V-fold PLP-dependent enzyme yields MKTYSDTGSNTTIRERLGLRPIINVSGTMTTLGASIIVPEAISAMAEIASQWVEMDDLQRAASVITARLTGGEAGFITACCASGITMAIAGAMTGTNLLAIERLPDDTEGLKSEVVIQLGHIVNYGAPIDQSIRVAGAKVIPAGTVSVTQDYHVREAINERTAAALYVVAHHTVQYGMLSLEEFCDICHARGVPVIVDAASEYDLRSFLARGADIVVYSGHKFLSGPTSGIVAGRKDLVRAAYLQNRGVARAMKVGKESIAGTMAALEAWEKRDHAGIRQREEAALNLWRDSLQGIPGIVANIIPDPTANPLDRLQIFVSPESRFSAAGLASALAAGSPPIIVRNHEVERGHFFLDPCNLHPGEAEIVAERLRAVLTAADRPADAMRQPRKDSSGALRWPD; encoded by the coding sequence ATGAAAACCTATTCCGACACCGGCTCCAACACCACGATCCGTGAACGGCTGGGACTGCGGCCGATCATCAACGTCTCCGGCACGATGACGACGCTCGGCGCCTCGATCATCGTTCCCGAGGCGATCAGCGCCATGGCCGAGATCGCCTCGCAATGGGTGGAGATGGACGATCTGCAGCGCGCCGCAAGCGTGATCACAGCCCGCCTCACCGGCGGCGAGGCCGGCTTCATCACCGCCTGCTGCGCCTCAGGCATCACAATGGCGATCGCCGGGGCGATGACCGGCACCAATTTGCTGGCGATCGAACGGCTGCCCGACGATACCGAAGGGCTGAAGTCCGAAGTCGTCATCCAGCTCGGCCATATCGTCAATTACGGCGCACCGATCGACCAGTCGATCCGCGTCGCCGGCGCCAAGGTCATTCCGGCCGGCACGGTCAGCGTCACGCAGGATTATCATGTGCGCGAGGCTATCAACGAGCGCACGGCGGCGGCGCTCTACGTCGTGGCGCACCACACCGTGCAATACGGCATGCTTTCCCTTGAGGAATTCTGCGATATCTGCCACGCCAGGGGCGTGCCGGTGATCGTCGACGCGGCTTCCGAATATGACCTGCGCAGCTTCCTGGCGCGCGGCGCCGACATCGTCGTCTACAGCGGCCACAAATTCCTTTCGGGGCCGACCAGCGGCATCGTCGCCGGCCGCAAGGATCTCGTCCGCGCCGCCTATCTGCAAAACCGTGGCGTCGCCCGCGCCATGAAGGTCGGCAAGGAAAGCATCGCCGGCACGATGGCGGCGCTCGAAGCGTGGGAAAAGCGCGACCATGCCGGCATCCGCCAGCGCGAGGAAGCGGCGCTCAATCTATGGAGGGATTCGCTGCAGGGAATACCCGGCATCGTCGCAAACATCATTCCCGACCCGACCGCCAATCCGCTCGACCGGCTGCAGATCTTCGTCTCCCCCGAAAGCCGCTTCAGTGCCGCCGGCCTCGCCTCGGCATTGGCGGCCGGATCGCCGCCCATCATCGTGCGCAACCACGAGGTCGAGCGTGGCCATTTCTTTCTCGACCCCTGCAACCTGCACCCAGGCGAGGCCGAGATCGTCGCCGAACGCCTCCGCGCCGTGCTCACCGCGGCCGACAGGCCGGCGGATGCGATGAGACAGCCGCGAAAGGATTCATCCGGCGCCCTGCGCTGGCCGGACTAG
- a CDS encoding RidA family protein, producing the protein MTPYIRLAELGLTLPEPPTPIANFVTHAESGRLIFLSGQGPLRADGTLCTGKVGEDVTVEQAYEHARLTGLNLLAVMHAAAGDLGRIVRVVKLLGFVNATPTFSDHPKVVNGCSDLFASVFDKIGGHARSAIGVGSLPGNITVEIEAVVEIAA; encoded by the coding sequence ATGACGCCTTACATCCGGCTCGCCGAGCTCGGCCTGACGCTGCCCGAGCCGCCGACGCCGATCGCCAATTTCGTCACCCATGCGGAAAGCGGCCGGCTGATCTTTCTTTCGGGTCAAGGGCCGCTGCGCGCCGACGGCACGCTGTGCACCGGCAAGGTCGGCGAGGACGTCACCGTCGAGCAGGCCTATGAGCATGCCCGCCTCACCGGCCTCAACCTGCTCGCCGTCATGCACGCCGCCGCCGGCGATCTCGGCCGCATCGTGCGCGTCGTCAAATTGCTCGGCTTCGTCAATGCGACGCCGACCTTCAGCGACCACCCGAAAGTGGTCAATGGCTGCTCGGACCTGTTCGCCAGCGTCTTTGACAAGATCGGCGGCCATGCCCGCTCGGCGATCGGGGTCGGCTCGCTGCCTGGAAACATCACCGTTGAAATCGAAGCGGTCGTCGAGATCGCCGCCTGA
- a CDS encoding amino acid ABC transporter ATP-binding protein: MATSSNDNAALLDIAGVSKAFGSVEVLRSVSLKVDRGEVVTVIGPSGSGKTTLLRCVNFLESYDSGSIRIDGKEVGFREAGARQRRSERDLANMRAETGMVFQSFNLFPHLTAAGNIMLGLTKVRGKSKAEARQIAEHWLSRVGLAHKADSLPAELSGGQQQRVGIARAVAMEPKILLLDEITSALDPELVGEVLAVVRSLAEDGMTMVMVTHEMAFARDASSRIVFMADGGVSGVGPPKEILAEETTNERLRSFLARFRASHF, encoded by the coding sequence ATGGCCACAAGCTCGAACGACAATGCTGCCCTTCTCGACATTGCCGGGGTCTCGAAAGCCTTTGGTTCGGTCGAGGTGCTTCGCTCGGTCAGCCTCAAGGTGGACAGGGGCGAGGTGGTCACCGTCATCGGCCCTTCCGGCAGCGGCAAGACCACCCTGCTGCGCTGCGTCAACTTTCTCGAAAGCTACGACTCAGGCTCGATCCGAATCGACGGCAAGGAGGTCGGTTTTCGTGAGGCCGGCGCGCGCCAGCGGCGCAGCGAGCGCGACCTTGCCAATATGCGCGCCGAAACCGGCATGGTGTTCCAGAGCTTCAACCTGTTTCCGCACCTCACCGCCGCCGGCAACATCATGCTCGGCCTCACCAAGGTGCGCGGCAAGAGCAAGGCCGAGGCGCGCCAGATCGCCGAGCATTGGCTGAGCCGCGTCGGCCTGGCCCACAAGGCCGACAGCCTGCCGGCGGAACTCTCCGGGGGCCAGCAGCAGCGCGTCGGCATAGCGCGGGCAGTCGCCATGGAGCCGAAGATCCTGCTGCTCGACGAGATCACCTCCGCGCTCGATCCCGAATTGGTCGGCGAGGTGCTGGCCGTTGTGCGCAGCCTGGCCGAAGACGGCATGACAATGGTGATGGTCACGCACGAGATGGCCTTTGCCCGCGACGCTTCGAGCCGCATTGTCTTCATGGCCGATGGCGGTGTCAGCGGTGTTGGCCCGCCGAAGGAGATCCTTGCCGAAGAGACCACCAATGAGCGCCTGCGCTCTTTCCTGGCGCGGTTCCGCGCCTCGCATTTCTGA